Below is a window of Equus quagga isolate Etosha38 chromosome 1, UCLA_HA_Equagga_1.0, whole genome shotgun sequence DNA.
ggggggggcaggaggtataaacaacagaaaacaatagCAAGATAGTAGAGTCAAAACCATNNNNNNNNNNggtataaacaacagaaaacaatagCAAGATAGTAGAGTCAAAACCATATcattaatcacattaaatgtaaatggcctgatcaccccaattaaaaggcagagattgtcagattggattttaaaaagaaaggccAAACTATGCTTTCTACAAATACTCTGCCCTTTTAACAAAAGCTTCGATTTCAGTGCTTAGGTCCTACTCTTTCATCGAAATATTATTGCGTGCCAACGTTTGCTACCTTTAAAGTCATTACAGTAAACCAAATAAAACTATTCTGTTTTCTGAACCTCACTTCCTCCACATTGTCAGGTAAGTACAGGAACGCACTGCCTTTAAaggaactgagaaaagaaaaaggcacaaCTCACTGACAAATTGTGGCAACATGAAAATAATCAGCTGAGCTATCCAGACCAGAAGTTTCTGCATTTCATGGCGCTTCATCTTTAAAACTGTATGCATTTCTTACGTCTCAAGGCTGGTCCAGATAAAGGCAGGCCGCCTTTCCCATTCCCCTGCTGGTCTGTTTCCGGATCTGCGCCCGCCCCCCGCCCAGGCCCCAGCCGCCATGCGCCGCAGACTGCAGCACCCGGGCTCGCGGCCCGCAGGCGCGGGGAGGGGGCCCCGGGCGGAGAGCCCGCCTCTGCGGCGGCCGAGCCCGGCGCCGAGTGGGCGCCCAGAGCCGGGGGAGGGGCCCGCGGCCGCGGCGCCGCCTGGGCCCGCCCGCCCCTCCCCGGACGACTACTTAAGTGGCTCCGGCACCGCCCCAGCCTCAGTGCGTTACTTACCTCGACTCTTAGCTTGTCGGGGACGGTAACCGGGACCCGGTGTCTACTCCTGTCGCCTGCGCCTGCTAACCCGTAGCCACCATGGTGAGTGGGCCGTGCGCGGCGCCGCCCTTCCTGGGAGAGACTGAGACAAGCGAGCGGGGGCGGGGGGTCGCGGAGGGCCTCTGGCTCGAGAGGGCCGGGACCAGCGCTGGCCCTCCGAGGGTAGGAGGCGAGGCGAGGGCGGGAGGAGAGAGACCCCCGTTCGTGGAGAACGGCTGGGGCCCGGAAGGAGGGCGGCCACCGCGTTTTCTTCTCGGACTACGGGAAGGGATGGCTAGACGCCGGCTCCTCTCCGCCGTGGTTAGAACGCTCATTTAGCCCTCATCTCCTGGGCGCGGCCCCCTGAGACCCTACAGTCTTTTCCCGCGCATTCCcatcccccttcccttcccccgcCTTTGGCGGGCGCGCGCGGGCTCTCCCCGCCCTCACTTCCTCCTCAACTAGACAAGCGGAGGCGGGAAGGGACAGGGCACAAAGGCGCAGGCGCGACCGTTACCTTCCCGCCAGAGAGCGGCGGGAGACCGCCACTGCAGTCTGCGCGTGCGCGCTGGGGAGCTGCGGCGCTATGGCTGGAGGGCGTGGCTCCTGTTgccctcagttttcttttttttgtttaatgaaagCAAAAGATGAATGTGGGGAAGGGCTCCTTGTCAGTGTGCTGCACTGCGCCAGTGTATAAGAACAATTAGCTCCGCAAAGCGTGTAGAGACCATCTGTCCCTCCTTGGCCTCTCTGTTGCGTTAGGAATGCGTGTGGGAGCAGGTGGTGGCGGTGAGGGATTTTCAGGGAATGGAAATCGGATCTTGGTCCAGATCTGGGCCGCTGATAATCCCCTGCTGCGCCTTGACAGATGTGGAGGTGCTGGGCTCAGCCCAACGCCTGCGGGGAGTGGAGGATGGTAGACCATGGCAGTGCCTCTGCAGACGTGGCCGTTGTGCGCCTCTGCAGCTGCGCGGCCCCGCCGGCCTGGGAAGGGGGCCCGGGCGCGTGCCCCTGAATTGCTCATTCATCCAGTGCCGCAGCGCCCCGCCCCTCGTCCCTGCGGCTAGAtatttcctctgctctgctctggacACGTGCTTCCTGTGCTGGTAGCTGCCCGGAAATCTTGCCACCTAGCCTAAAATGGGATTCTGGGGCCTGAGCACTGGATGGCTTCCACCCTATCTTGGTCTTCCAAGGGGGGAAGCCGTGACTAAGCTCTCTTGGTCTAGAAAGAGACCTTCCCAATTTAGAGGTGGAAAAGAAATTCGTTAGAAGTAATGTAGATCGAAAAGGTAGTGGTTCTCCCCTGGGAAAAGACTATTAAACTTTAATTCGtttcaaaagaggaaatatgTAAGATTAAGATTCTCTAAGTATGTTGTTCTGCTTCACAGTCTCTACTGGAGTAGGTTAatctttttaatctccttttccaCAGCGTGAGTGCATCTCCATCCACGTTGGCCAGGCTGGTGTCCAGATCGGCAATGCCTGCTGGGAGCTCTACTGCCTGGAACACGGCATCCAGCCCGATGGCCAGATGCCAAGTGACAAGACCATTGGGGGAGGAGATGACTCCTTCAACACCTTCTTCAGTGAGACCGGCGCTGGCAAGCACGTGCCCAGGGCAGTGTTTGTAGACCTGGAACCCACGGTCATTGGTGAGTTGACCACACTAACCCGAGTGAGATCCCAGGGGTCTGGGACAGGAGGTCTGCCCTGGGGCTCCCTTGATGCCCTGGGGTTGGGCAGGCTTGTGCAGGTGGTTAGTGATGGGTGGCTGCTTTGTCTTCCTCTTCCAGATGAAGTTCGCACTGGCACCTACCGCCAGCTCTTCCACCCTGAGCAGCTCATCACAGGCAAGGAAGATGCTGCCAATAACTATGCCCGTGGGCACTACACCATTGGCAAGGAGATCATCGACCTCGTCTTGGACCGAATTCGCAAACTGGTATGTTTATTCTCAAGAATTAAGTAAATAATGAACCTAAGGAAGACATCTGAAATAGCCTCTTTTTTCCAAACAGAACTGAAATGTAATAATGAGTGAAATGAATTATtcctttatagtttttaaaaagttcatttaaaacGTGAACTATTTGGTgtcactttataaatattaatgaagttatttttaattaagaaatgcTGGGTAATTCCAGGAAGggctacattttttttaaagagtttcttGTCAAAATAAGATCCTATCCTTGGAATtgttgaaaagtgaaaatatatttactatgaTTGTATACAAAAAGCAATAacttgttctctctttcctcttttctaacagGCCGACCAGTGCACAGGTCTTCAGGGCTTCTTGGTTTTCCACAGCTTTGGGGGAGGAACTGGTTCTGGGTTCACCTCCCTGCTGATGGAACGTCTCTCTGTCGATTATGGCAAGAAGTCCAAGCTGGAGTTCTCCATTTACCCAGCCCCCCAGGTTTCCACAGCTGTAGTTGAGCCCTACAACTCCATCCTCACCACCCACACCACCCTGGAGCACTCTGATTGTGCCTTCATGGTAGACAATGAGGCCATCTATGACATCTGTCGTAGAAACCTCGATATTGAGCGCCCAACCTACACTAACCTTAACCGCCTTATTAGCCAGATTGTGTCCTCCATCACTGCTTCCCTCAGATTTGATGGAGCCCTGAATGTTGACCTGACAGAATTCCAGACCAACCTGGTGCCCTATCCCCGCATCCACTTCCCTCTGGCCACGTATGCCCCTGTCATCTCTGCTGAGAAAGCCTACCATGAGCAGCTTTCCGTAGCAGAGATCACCAATGCTTGCTTTGAGCCAGCCAACCAGATGGTGAAATGTGACCCTCGCCATGGTAAATACATGGCTTGTTGCCTGTTGTACCGTGGTGACGTGGTTCCCAAAGATGTCAATGCTGCCATTGCCACCATCAAGACCAAGCGCAGCATCCAGTTTGTGGATTGGTGCCCCACTGGCTTCAAAGTTGGCATTAATTACCAGCCTCCCACTGTGGTCCCTGGTGGAGACCTGGCCAAAGTACAGCGAGCTGTGTGCATGCTGAGCAACACCACAGCCATTGCTGAGGCCTGGGCTCGCCTGGACCACAAGTTTGACCTGATGTATGCCAAGCGTGCCTTTGTACACTGGTACGTGGGTGAGGGCATGGAGGAGGGAGAGTTTTCTGAGGCCCGTGAGGACATGGCTGCCCTTGAGAAGGATTATGAGGAGGTCGGTGTGGATTCTGTTGAAGGAGAgggtgaggaagaaggagaggaataCTAATTACCATTCCTTTCAGCCCTTCAGCATGTCATACGCAGAATTTCAGCTTAAACGTTAGCTGACAGGCGTTAGAGCTTTCTGTTTAGATTGTCTTCGCTTTCTTTTAACTGTGATCATGTTCTGCTTTTAAATGTGTCCCTGTAAGATTTTTCCATTATGTCTTAAAGTAAAAGCTTTAAGAAAGAAAGTTTGACTTCTGTgctttttgtaaattgatttctCCAATGCAGGATATACTAATACTCTTTATACCTGGAGGATAGAGTCTGTAACAGGGTGGTGGGTGATAACAAGAATGGCAGTTCCTGTCTAGCTACCTCTATGGGCAAAGGGAACACACTGGTCTGGAAAAGCACACACTGGATTTGGACACTGTTAATATCACCTCAACCAGTGTTAGAATCCAGGTCATAGAGGGCTTGGAAAAATGATGTGCCAAAAAGTCATTCTGCTGACCCAGAGCTAATCTAGCTCTTGAGATTACTGGGCAATTATTAATGAGTTAAGTATAAGTAAGAAATTTGGAATATCCTGCAAATAATGTGACTGCTATTTAAAAGGTGCTGCCAACTTACCAAtgtaacaagaaaaatctcaaagtgaCTCTTGAACAAACAGCTGGTTTATTAAAGGaatatttgaggggctggcccagtggcgcagcagttaagtgtgcacgttctgcttcggtggcccggggttcaccagtttggatcccaggtgcggacatggcaccgcttggcatgctatgctgtgttaggcgtcccacatataaagtagaggaagataggcacagatgttagctcagggccagtcttcctcaccaaaaagagaaggattggcagcagttagctctgggctaatcttcctcaaaaaaaaaatttgagcatGATGAGGTAAAAGTTGTGTTTCCAACCCTATAatgggaggaggaaaagcaggatcAGAATTCCTGGTGATCAACAAAAATCCTGCTATAGGAGAAAACCAAATAGGAAGAATAAGCCACGTGCATTTGTAGAAGA
It encodes the following:
- the LOC124235481 gene encoding tubulin alpha-1B chain, with the translated sequence MRECISIHVGQAGVQIGNACWELYCLEHGIQPDGQMPSDKTIGGGDDSFNTFFSETGAGKHVPRAVFVDLEPTVIDEVRTGTYRQLFHPEQLITGKEDAANNYARGHYTIGKEIIDLVLDRIRKLADQCTGLQGFLVFHSFGGGTGSGFTSLLMERLSVDYGKKSKLEFSIYPAPQVSTAVVEPYNSILTTHTTLEHSDCAFMVDNEAIYDICRRNLDIERPTYTNLNRLISQIVSSITASLRFDGALNVDLTEFQTNLVPYPRIHFPLATYAPVISAEKAYHEQLSVAEITNACFEPANQMVKCDPRHGKYMACCLLYRGDVVPKDVNAAIATIKTKRSIQFVDWCPTGFKVGINYQPPTVVPGGDLAKVQRAVCMLSNTTAIAEAWARLDHKFDLMYAKRAFVHWYVGEGMEEGEFSEAREDMAALEKDYEEVGVDSVEGEGEEEGEEY